The following are encoded together in the Desulfococcus multivorans genome:
- a CDS encoding undecaprenyl-diphosphate phosphatase, with product MNKYLWTLILGGMCLWGLATVFPGGGFLIEHPGEGNGFQWYHAVVLGIVEGVTEYLPVSSTGHLLLVQHFMGLTATKTGKAAADAYAVIIQIGAILAVLSLYRRRSGRIALGLIGRDPEGLRLAVMLVISFIPAAVVGLCLGDRIKAHLFGPWPIAIGWLVGGIVILMMPNLQNRSKQISIENIQWRQALAIGLFQVFALWPGISRSLATIIGGIVAGMGLVAAVEFSFLLGLITLGAATVYEMAGYGLLVVAEYGVTLPLVGIICSFAAAWVSVKWLVAYLHQRGLALFGYYRILLAAVTGILLFCGIL from the coding sequence ATGAATAAATATCTCTGGACTCTTATTCTCGGCGGCATGTGCCTCTGGGGATTGGCGACTGTTTTCCCGGGCGGCGGTTTCTTGATCGAACATCCGGGAGAGGGCAATGGATTTCAATGGTACCATGCCGTCGTACTCGGCATTGTTGAGGGCGTGACCGAATACCTTCCCGTCAGTTCCACCGGACATCTCCTGCTTGTCCAGCATTTCATGGGACTGACCGCCACCAAAACCGGCAAAGCCGCAGCCGACGCATATGCCGTGATCATCCAGATCGGCGCGATTCTCGCGGTGCTCAGCCTGTACCGCAGACGATCCGGCCGTATCGCTCTGGGTCTCATAGGGCGCGACCCCGAAGGGCTGCGCCTGGCCGTCATGCTGGTGATCAGCTTCATCCCGGCGGCAGTCGTCGGTTTATGTCTCGGCGACCGGATCAAGGCACACCTCTTCGGGCCCTGGCCTATTGCCATCGGATGGCTCGTGGGCGGTATCGTCATCCTCATGATGCCGAACCTGCAAAACCGGTCGAAACAGATATCCATCGAGAATATCCAGTGGCGTCAGGCGCTCGCCATCGGCCTGTTTCAGGTCTTCGCCCTGTGGCCGGGCATCAGCCGGAGCCTGGCCACCATCATCGGCGGTATCGTCGCGGGGATGGGGCTTGTCGCGGCAGTGGAATTCAGCTTCCTGCTGGGGCTGATCACGCTCGGTGCCGCCACCGTCTATGAAATGGCGGGGTATGGCCTCCTTGTGGTGGCCGAATATGGGGTTACCCTGCCGCTGGTCGGCATTATCTGCTCGTTTGCAGCCGCATGGGTGTCGGTCAAGTGGCTCGTGGCCTACCTCCATCAGCGGGGGCTCGCCCTCTTCGGGTATTACCGCATTCTGCTGGCGGCCGTGACCGGGATACTTCTGTTCTGCGGTATTTTATAA
- a CDS encoding efflux RND transporter permease subunit, translated as MKPHRFALNNPWLMLVCALLTAVVGLKAFLTLPVEYFPDTSPPQVAVVTVEPGAAAADVSRRITEVIEKELSSLSGLKKISSTSRDAVSSVTAEFFYEKPMGEAVVDTQNAISRIRADLPDDIMEPRIYRITDATRPILTLALFPRSGSPLDLARIRLLADNDIKDFLLGLPGVADVDTFGGNRLQIDVRLDKDRLRAYGLNPEQVGSAIRAQNITAPAGLVYRPDGERLVKTLGEFKDLADIENVVVGRKQEAYIRLTDVGTVALGIQDPRSLYHGNGRAAVAVNVLRAEGGDTMAAIAAVKAALPGMQAQWPDIDVEITDDQAPLIDRNTTGMRQSLFMAVGLTVMIIFVFLANLRAAFIALVSIPLSFLFGLAALGFTGYTLNIVTLSGLIIATGMVVDATVVVLENIHRHLDSSEGGGNISDRVEGAVGEILTAIAAGMLTTVAMLIPIMFAGGYVEKVLRQFTITLSLALVGSLLSAVFVVPLIARRLIRPDWKPNRLERLVRPFDRPVAALADVYVRLLKTALKWRVTALVLAVVALVLTVRIVVPLIGRELMPPMDTGIAKVFFEMPPATAIVEMENRLVAVEAILRKTSSVRMISSVVGSEPGEISFGGGGQTLQTAQITVTLDTRDQRDESIWEIGDHWRAELAGMPGIRSLQVYEFGATPMSTSRAPIDLVIHGRDSRVLQSLARELEKRLEGTSGLVDLTRTWWPDKPEVNITVDAWMARRYGITPADVARQMQAAIDGIPASGFRLKGFLDVPIRVSLDEVWVSDSAHLADIDIDTPNGKIPLRALASVSDNQGQTIITRENLQNTLDLTGYNRTRRISQVLEETAGRLSGMDWPGGYGLVVSGTAAEMKDSMGRILEAVGIGLVFLVVLLVGIFRSFLLPIPILVAIPLAVMGSLWGLLFYGKPMCMPAMMGILLLAGIIINNSIFLIDFIQQARADGMDRASALEASVRLRLRPVLMTTISTFVGMLPIIYETAVGLERMSPLGTAAGFGLIIGTVMTLVVTPVVYSLMDDIGLFFRRLRVPKRPLRSL; from the coding sequence GTGAAGCCCCATCGCTTTGCGCTGAACAATCCCTGGCTCATGCTCGTCTGCGCCCTGCTGACGGCTGTGGTGGGGCTGAAGGCTTTTTTGACCCTGCCGGTGGAATATTTCCCGGACACCAGCCCGCCCCAGGTGGCGGTGGTCACGGTGGAGCCGGGCGCGGCCGCGGCCGATGTAAGCCGGCGCATCACCGAGGTCATCGAAAAAGAACTCTCCAGCCTCTCGGGCCTTAAAAAGATCTCTTCCACCTCCCGGGACGCGGTATCCTCGGTGACCGCTGAATTCTTCTATGAAAAGCCCATGGGCGAGGCCGTGGTGGATACCCAGAATGCCATTTCCCGCATCCGGGCAGACCTTCCCGACGACATTATGGAGCCGCGGATCTACCGGATCACCGATGCGACCCGCCCCATCCTGACGCTGGCCCTTTTCCCCCGCTCCGGAAGCCCCCTGGACCTGGCCCGGATTCGACTTCTGGCCGACAATGACATCAAGGATTTTCTGCTGGGTCTCCCGGGGGTGGCGGATGTGGACACCTTCGGGGGGAATCGGCTCCAGATCGATGTCCGGCTCGACAAGGACCGGCTCCGGGCATACGGATTGAACCCGGAACAGGTGGGTTCGGCCATCCGGGCGCAGAACATTACGGCCCCGGCCGGACTCGTGTACCGGCCCGACGGCGAACGCCTCGTCAAAACCCTCGGCGAATTCAAGGATCTGGCGGATATTGAGAATGTCGTGGTGGGACGGAAGCAAGAAGCCTATATCCGTCTGACGGACGTGGGGACCGTGGCACTGGGCATCCAGGACCCCCGCAGCCTTTACCACGGCAACGGCAGGGCCGCCGTCGCCGTCAACGTGCTGCGGGCCGAGGGGGGCGACACCATGGCCGCCATTGCTGCGGTCAAGGCGGCGCTTCCCGGGATGCAAGCCCAGTGGCCGGACATTGATGTCGAGATCACCGACGACCAGGCGCCCCTCATCGACCGCAATACAACGGGCATGCGCCAGTCTCTGTTCATGGCCGTCGGCCTGACCGTAATGATTATTTTCGTTTTCCTGGCAAATCTGCGGGCCGCTTTTATCGCGCTCGTCAGCATTCCCCTGTCTTTTCTGTTCGGACTGGCGGCTCTGGGATTTACCGGATACACCCTCAACATCGTAACCCTGTCCGGTCTGATCATCGCCACCGGCATGGTGGTCGATGCCACCGTGGTGGTACTGGAAAACATCCACCGACATCTCGATTCCTCAGAAGGCGGGGGGAATATCTCGGACCGGGTGGAAGGCGCCGTGGGCGAGATCCTGACGGCGATCGCCGCGGGAATGCTCACCACCGTGGCCATGCTGATTCCCATCATGTTTGCCGGCGGGTATGTGGAAAAGGTGCTCCGCCAGTTTACGATCACCCTCTCCCTGGCCCTGGTGGGTTCCCTGCTGTCGGCGGTGTTTGTCGTGCCGTTGATCGCACGGAGGCTGATCCGCCCCGACTGGAAGCCCAATCGGCTGGAACGCCTGGTGCGACCCTTTGACCGGCCGGTGGCCGCCCTGGCCGACGTCTATGTCCGGTTGCTGAAAACGGCGCTGAAATGGCGCGTCACGGCACTGGTCCTGGCCGTGGTCGCCCTGGTGCTGACCGTCAGGATCGTGGTTCCGCTGATCGGCCGGGAGTTGATGCCGCCCATGGATACCGGCATCGCCAAGGTTTTTTTTGAAATGCCGCCGGCGACCGCCATTGTGGAAATGGAAAACCGGCTTGTCGCCGTGGAAGCGATCCTTCGAAAGACCTCCTCGGTTCGCATGATTTCTTCTGTGGTGGGTTCCGAACCCGGGGAGATTTCCTTTGGCGGCGGCGGTCAGACCCTCCAGACCGCCCAGATCACCGTCACCCTCGACACCCGGGATCAGCGGGACGAGAGCATCTGGGAGATCGGGGACCACTGGCGTGCCGAGCTGGCGGGCATGCCGGGAATCCGCTCTTTGCAGGTTTATGAGTTCGGGGCCACGCCCATGTCCACCTCCCGGGCGCCCATCGACCTGGTCATCCACGGTCGGGATAGTCGGGTGCTGCAGAGCCTGGCCAGGGAGCTCGAAAAACGCCTCGAGGGCACCTCCGGGCTGGTGGACCTGACCCGCACCTGGTGGCCGGACAAACCGGAGGTCAACATCACCGTCGATGCCTGGATGGCCCGGCGCTACGGTATCACTCCGGCGGATGTGGCCCGGCAGATGCAGGCGGCTATCGACGGGATTCCGGCATCGGGGTTCCGTCTCAAAGGATTTCTGGATGTTCCCATCCGGGTTTCCCTGGACGAAGTGTGGGTGTCGGATTCGGCGCATCTGGCCGATATCGACATTGACACCCCAAACGGAAAAATCCCGCTGCGCGCCTTGGCATCGGTTTCCGACAACCAGGGCCAGACCATCATCACGCGGGAAAATCTGCAGAATACCCTGGATCTTACAGGATACAACCGGACCCGCCGGATTTCCCAGGTGCTGGAAGAGACCGCCGGGCGGCTGTCCGGCATGGACTGGCCCGGCGGCTACGGTTTGGTCGTGAGCGGCACGGCCGCGGAAATGAAGGACAGCATGGGCCGGATCCTGGAAGCCGTGGGCATCGGCCTGGTTTTCCTGGTGGTCCTGTTGGTGGGCATTTTCCGTTCCTTCCTGCTGCCCATCCCCATCCTCGTGGCCATTCCCCTGGCGGTGATGGGTTCCTTGTGGGGGCTTCTGTTCTATGGAAAGCCCATGTGCATGCCGGCCATGATGGGTATCCTTCTTCTGGCCGGGATCATCATCAACAATTCCATCTTTCTCATCGATTTCATTCAGCAGGCCCGGGCAGACGGCATGGACCGGGCAAGCGCTCTCGAGGCGTCGGTGCGGCTGCGGCTGCGGCCCGTGCTCATGACCACCATCTCCACCTTTGTGGGGATGCTGCCCATCATCTACGAAACCGCCGTGGGCCTGGAGCGGATGTCGCCCCTGGGCACGGCGGCCGGGTTCGGTCTGATCATCGGCACGGTCATGACCCTGGTCGTCACGCCAGTGGTTTATTCCTTGATGGATGACATCGGCCTCTTTTTCCGTCGACTCCGGGTGCCGAAGCGCCCTCTCAGGTCCCTGTGA
- a CDS encoding efflux RND transporter periplasmic adaptor subunit: MKRVSGRIAAVLIIVAIVAGLTMILHKAKREKAAAPAWRPRPAPVETADVIEGELSRTLRYLARLEAVAAAEIAPEITARIVSIKVNEGDRVAAGDLLARLDDRDIRAQISAVEAGIKAAQARLAGARAGADAARSNLAYAKREYDRDRRLFEKKGISASALEDSRNRVDEARGKSTQANEAVRSAEQEIIGLEARLAEARTRLSYTEIRAAAAATLRKRHVEVGDMAMPGKPIFEMIDVSSYQLAFDLVQEDLTWVRSGQAVRIHWPAPVSEAGRSQTVARIFPSLESDQTVRAEIDLFCRCPEQLKVGTLIPLEVVVERDRGLMVPRTALVPTPVGGHLVYAVRDGRLKQVSVQVVLQHGDQALVEGDLTAGESVAVGEYLQWVRRSNGMAVSS, translated from the coding sequence ATGAAACGCGTTTCAGGTCGTATCGCAGCGGTTCTTATCATTGTCGCCATTGTGGCGGGGCTGACGATGATTTTGCACAAAGCCAAAAGAGAGAAGGCGGCGGCGCCGGCCTGGCGGCCACGGCCCGCGCCCGTGGAAACCGCGGATGTCATCGAGGGAGAACTTTCCCGAACCTTGCGGTATCTGGCCCGACTGGAGGCCGTTGCCGCGGCGGAAATCGCGCCTGAGATCACTGCACGCATCGTCTCCATCAAGGTGAACGAGGGGGATCGGGTTGCCGCGGGCGATCTTCTGGCGCGGCTGGACGACCGGGACATCCGGGCGCAGATCTCTGCGGTTGAAGCCGGCATCAAGGCTGCGCAAGCACGGCTGGCCGGTGCTCGGGCCGGGGCTGACGCCGCCCGGAGCAACCTGGCCTATGCGAAGCGGGAATATGACCGGGACCGGCGTTTGTTCGAGAAAAAAGGCATCAGCGCCTCGGCTCTCGAAGACAGCCGGAACCGGGTGGACGAGGCCCGCGGGAAAAGCACCCAGGCGAATGAGGCCGTCCGGAGCGCCGAACAGGAAATCATCGGCCTCGAGGCCCGGCTTGCCGAAGCCCGGACGCGCCTCAGCTACACCGAAATCCGGGCCGCCGCCGCCGCCACTCTCCGGAAGCGCCATGTCGAGGTCGGTGACATGGCCATGCCGGGAAAACCCATTTTTGAGATGATAGATGTCTCTTCTTATCAGCTTGCCTTCGATCTGGTTCAGGAGGATCTGACATGGGTCCGCTCCGGGCAGGCGGTGCGGATCCACTGGCCTGCTCCGGTATCCGAAGCGGGGCGAAGCCAAACCGTGGCCCGGATCTTTCCCTCCCTGGAATCGGACCAGACCGTTCGTGCGGAGATCGATCTCTTCTGCCGATGTCCTGAACAACTGAAGGTGGGGACGCTGATTCCTCTGGAGGTGGTGGTGGAGCGCGACCGGGGCCTGATGGTGCCCCGAACCGCCCTGGTGCCGACACCCGTGGGCGGGCACCTCGTGTATGCGGTCCGGGACGGCCGCCTGAAACAGGTGTCGGTTCAGGTGGTGCTCCAGCATGGGGATCAGGCCCTTGTCGAGGGAGACTTGACTGCCGGAGAGTCCGTGGCCGTGGGCGAATATCTGCAATGGGTCCGGCGCAGCAACGGCATGGCGGTCTCCTCGTGA
- a CDS encoding TolC family protein — protein MTRRIAAQFLTLLGVMLLTPGAVPAKQPGPDLPAMTLEACIETALENNPGLTAAREEESVQSEEIVLARSAFLPQVDALAGYTRFSEPMRVIQAHENNEPGVFDRDLLEAGLILQLPLYQGGRRRADLVIADLGRRRAMEIWKRTRQDLILNLHAVFYKILQLDETERSARASMDALESQKETTQLQLDVGRVAPVDLMKIDVRLAEIEQRLSSILADRRVLVVALSQLMGLDAPQGDRMAVRGELKVDPAALPDMDAARKAVEIRRPELVAARLDLDRAEADISAARSAFLPRVDGFGTYGLRSALPYDDEHEDAWAAGLQASLPLFHGGAIRAKVRQAEIRKRQVQERLRAVRLQVETELEQALARIVDSLKRMDVNRKNVALSSETFRIEQAKNEDGKSSINDLLDAQAAMLLAEVAHSQSVMDHLLARVEWRRAAGDPLWPVEKE, from the coding sequence ATGACCCGCCGTATTGCCGCACAATTCCTGACCCTTCTGGGCGTGATGCTGTTGACTCCGGGGGCTGTTCCTGCAAAACAGCCCGGGCCTGACTTGCCGGCCATGACCCTTGAGGCCTGCATCGAGACCGCCCTTGAAAATAACCCGGGCCTCACCGCTGCGCGAGAGGAGGAATCGGTTCAGAGCGAGGAAATCGTCCTGGCCAGATCGGCGTTTCTGCCCCAGGTGGACGCCTTGGCGGGTTATACTCGTTTCTCGGAGCCCATGCGGGTGATCCAGGCCCATGAAAACAACGAGCCGGGCGTGTTCGACCGGGACCTGCTGGAAGCCGGTCTGATACTTCAGCTGCCCCTGTATCAGGGCGGCCGGCGACGGGCGGATCTTGTCATCGCCGACCTGGGGCGCCGGCGCGCGATGGAAATATGGAAGCGCACCCGTCAGGACCTGATCCTCAACCTTCATGCGGTATTCTACAAAATTCTGCAGCTGGATGAAACCGAGCGTTCCGCCCGGGCCTCCATGGACGCTCTCGAGTCCCAGAAGGAGACCACTCAACTTCAACTGGATGTCGGCCGGGTCGCACCGGTGGATCTGATGAAGATCGATGTCCGCCTGGCCGAGATCGAGCAGCGACTGTCGTCCATTCTGGCCGACCGTCGGGTGCTTGTCGTTGCGCTCTCACAGCTTATGGGTCTGGATGCCCCTCAGGGCGACCGGATGGCTGTCCGCGGCGAACTGAAAGTCGACCCGGCGGCCCTGCCCGATATGGATGCGGCAAGAAAGGCCGTGGAAATCCGGCGGCCCGAGCTGGTCGCCGCACGGCTGGATCTGGATCGGGCGGAAGCGGACATCAGCGCGGCGCGCTCGGCGTTTCTGCCCCGGGTGGACGGATTCGGAACCTACGGCCTGAGAAGTGCTCTTCCCTATGATGACGAGCATGAGGACGCATGGGCTGCCGGGCTTCAGGCCAGTCTGCCGCTGTTTCACGGCGGAGCCATCCGGGCAAAGGTTCGTCAGGCGGAAATTCGTAAACGGCAAGTCCAGGAGCGACTCCGGGCCGTGCGGCTTCAGGTCGAAACCGAGCTGGAGCAGGCCCTGGCGCGGATCGTCGACAGCCTGAAGCGCATGGACGTGAACCGGAAAAACGTGGCGCTCTCCAGCGAGACCTTTCGCATCGAACAGGCCAAGAACGAAGACGGCAAAAGCAGCATCAATGATCTGCTCGACGCCCAGGCCGCCATGCTTCTGGCCGAAGTAGCCCATTCCCAGTCGGTGATGGACCATCTTCTGGCCCGGGTTGAATGGCGTCGGGCTGCGGGAGATCCCCTGTGGCCGGTCGAAAAGGAATAA
- a CDS encoding universal stress protein, with protein sequence MKFHQPDIKRILLATDLSENANRAFGYAAAMANAHGAAITILHVLEKMPPKAELMVILYQGYESRKDLEEKTEAEVLEQTKSFIEHYCDTFNGRFPACRLMVDAVVVEKGDPVKRILHHARDGGYDVVVMGSRGFGLVQGLWMGSTSQGVLRHCDIPVFIVPPKIENAEAVDRP encoded by the coding sequence ATGAAATTTCATCAACCCGATATCAAACGTATTCTTCTCGCCACCGATCTGTCCGAGAACGCCAACCGTGCCTTCGGGTATGCCGCCGCCATGGCGAATGCCCACGGCGCCGCCATCACCATCTTGCATGTGCTGGAAAAAATGCCCCCCAAGGCGGAACTGATGGTGATCCTCTACCAGGGCTATGAAAGCCGGAAAGATCTTGAGGAAAAAACCGAGGCGGAGGTTCTTGAACAGACGAAATCGTTCATTGAACACTACTGTGACACATTCAACGGTCGGTTTCCGGCCTGCCGCCTCATGGTCGACGCCGTGGTGGTGGAGAAAGGCGATCCGGTGAAGCGCATCCTGCACCACGCCCGCGACGGCGGATATGACGTGGTGGTGATGGGCAGCAGGGGATTCGGCCTGGTCCAGGGGCTCTGGATGGGCAGCACCTCCCAGGGCGTGCTCCGTCATTGCGACATTCCGGTGTTTATCGTGCCGCCGAAAATTGAGAATGCGGAGGCGGTCGACAGGCCCTGA
- the arsB gene encoding ACR3 family arsenite efflux transporter, translating to MSTEAAASNERKMTSVFERYLTVWVFFCIIAGILLGKVAPGLARYLDGLAIYVKGAPVVSIPIAICLFFMMYPIMVKIDFGSVIKAGKSGKPVFLTLFVNWCIKPFTMYGIALFFLGTLFYGFIGPETVDYVKMPFGLDLSVGATHGAGTVVLMDGIKMLEIPLWRSYLAGCILLGIAPCTAMVLVWGYLARGNDGLTLVMVALNSLTMLVLYGVLGGFLLGVGRLPVPWQALLLSILIYVALPLVAGYLSRRWIIFAKGETWFKEKFLHVLTPVTIVALLITLVLLFSFKGEVIIANPLTILWIAIPLFIQTMLIFTIGYWLARKLRLSYEDAAPAAMIGASNHFEVAIATATMLFGLSSGAALATVVGVLIEVPVMLMLVRICTQTRHWFTDFLSGMTVPEALADIMARLNLMQKQLDRLDRQSGKKTTPDGPA from the coding sequence ATGAGCACCGAAGCTGCTGCATCCAATGAACGCAAAATGACCAGCGTCTTTGAACGATACCTCACCGTTTGGGTGTTTTTCTGCATCATCGCCGGCATTCTGCTGGGAAAGGTCGCGCCGGGACTGGCCCGGTACCTGGACGGGCTCGCGATCTACGTGAAGGGTGCCCCGGTGGTTTCGATCCCCATCGCAATCTGCCTTTTCTTCATGATGTACCCGATCATGGTGAAAATCGATTTCGGTTCGGTCATCAAGGCCGGTAAAAGCGGCAAGCCGGTTTTTCTGACCCTGTTCGTCAACTGGTGCATCAAGCCCTTCACCATGTATGGCATTGCCTTGTTTTTCCTGGGGACGTTGTTTTATGGGTTCATCGGTCCGGAAACCGTGGACTATGTCAAGATGCCTTTTGGACTGGATCTGTCGGTGGGGGCGACCCACGGCGCCGGGACGGTCGTGCTGATGGACGGAATCAAAATGCTGGAAATTCCGCTATGGCGAAGCTACCTGGCCGGGTGTATCCTCCTGGGCATCGCCCCGTGTACGGCCATGGTGTTGGTCTGGGGATACCTGGCACGCGGCAACGACGGGTTGACGCTGGTGATGGTGGCCCTCAACTCCCTCACCATGCTGGTGCTCTACGGTGTTTTAGGCGGATTCCTGCTGGGTGTCGGTCGTCTGCCGGTGCCGTGGCAGGCCCTCCTGCTCTCAATCCTGATCTATGTGGCTTTGCCGCTTGTGGCCGGCTATCTCTCTCGCCGTTGGATCATTTTCGCCAAAGGGGAAACATGGTTCAAGGAGAAATTCCTCCATGTGCTCACACCGGTTACCATCGTCGCCCTGCTGATTACCCTGGTATTGCTGTTTTCTTTCAAAGGAGAGGTGATCATCGCCAATCCGCTGACCATCCTGTGGATCGCGATTCCGTTATTCATCCAGACCATGCTCATTTTTACCATCGGCTATTGGCTGGCCCGAAAGTTGAGGCTGTCCTATGAAGATGCAGCCCCAGCGGCCATGATCGGCGCGTCTAATCATTTCGAGGTGGCCATTGCCACGGCCACGATGCTTTTCGGGCTCTCTTCCGGGGCGGCCCTGGCCACAGTGGTGGGGGTACTTATCGAAGTGCCGGTGATGCTCATGCTGGTCAGGATCTGCACCCAAACCCGGCATTGGTTCACGGATTTCCTGAGCGGCATGACCGTCCCCGAAGCACTTGCGGATATCATGGCGCGTCTGAATTTGATGCAGAAACAATTGGATCGCCTGGACCGTCAAAGCGGGAAAAAAACAACGCCTGACGGCCCGGCATGA
- a CDS encoding arsenate reductase ArsC, producing the protein MDKPLRILFLCTGNSCRSQMAEGWVKHLKSGEIEAFSAGIEKHGLNPRAVNVMAEAGVDISGQLSKTVEELPHRRFDVVITLCGHANETCPFFHGPTKRIHAGFDDPPALAENAPTEKAALAHYRRVRDEIRLFVEGLPGTLNRPSGE; encoded by the coding sequence ATGGACAAACCGTTAAGGATCCTGTTTTTGTGTACCGGCAACTCCTGCCGGAGCCAGATGGCCGAGGGGTGGGTAAAGCACCTGAAAAGCGGCGAGATCGAGGCCTTTTCGGCCGGCATCGAAAAGCACGGCCTCAATCCGCGGGCCGTAAACGTCATGGCCGAGGCGGGGGTGGACATCTCCGGCCAATTGTCTAAGACGGTGGAAGAACTGCCGCACCGGCGATTTGATGTTGTGATCACCCTGTGCGGGCACGCCAACGAGACATGCCCCTTTTTTCACGGCCCCACCAAACGGATCCACGCGGGGTTCGACGATCCTCCGGCCCTGGCCGAGAATGCCCCCACGGAAAAGGCCGCCCTCGCGCATTACCGCCGGGTGAGGGATGAAATCAGATTATTTGTGGAAGGATTGCCGGGCACTCTGAACCGGCCGTCCGGGGAGTAG
- a CDS encoding putative zinc-binding protein, producing the protein MTEECDCKKRNIMILACSGNCNAGQLANRAAVELTEEGFGAMLCLAGIAAGLSAFVQSATDADLLVVIDGCECACGRAILENAGIPLEKHVIVTQLGICRNSALLLKTEDLAVVKDAVRLAFKYPIKAIAIFKSPKTLSPADQARSRSLGGRCC; encoded by the coding sequence ATGACGGAAGAGTGCGATTGCAAAAAGCGGAATATCATGATCCTGGCCTGTTCCGGGAATTGCAATGCCGGCCAGCTCGCCAACCGGGCGGCTGTCGAGTTGACGGAAGAAGGGTTCGGCGCCATGCTCTGCCTGGCCGGGATCGCAGCAGGATTAAGCGCATTTGTTCAATCGGCGACGGACGCGGATCTTCTGGTCGTGATCGACGGATGTGAATGCGCCTGCGGTCGGGCCATCCTGGAAAATGCAGGAATTCCATTGGAAAAACACGTGATCGTCACCCAACTGGGGATTTGCCGGAACAGCGCGTTGCTTCTGAAAACAGAAGATTTGGCCGTCGTCAAGGATGCAGTCAGGCTCGCCTTCAAATATCCGATCAAAGCGATCGCCATTTTTAAATCTCCCAAGACGTTGTCTCCTGCGGATCAGGCGCGTTCAAGGTCGCTAGGGGGTAGATGCTGCTGA
- a CDS encoding MauE/DoxX family redox-associated membrane protein, translated as MIFRVLRLFLGAVFLYASYDKVLNPEAFAKAVYNYQILPDVAVNLAAIMLPWLELLLGVCLVVGVWLPGATLISTGLMTVFIGALAFNLMRGLDIHCGCFSTEATEGPADLWTVLRDAGFLAVSVWLTLEVFFFRRRPSDRSKAGTAAVR; from the coding sequence GTGATTTTCAGAGTGCTCCGTCTTTTTTTAGGGGCTGTTTTTCTCTATGCCAGTTACGACAAGGTCCTGAATCCCGAGGCTTTTGCCAAGGCCGTCTACAATTACCAGATTCTTCCGGACGTCGCCGTCAATCTGGCGGCCATTATGCTTCCCTGGCTGGAGCTGCTGCTGGGGGTGTGCCTCGTTGTCGGGGTATGGCTGCCGGGGGCGACGCTGATCAGCACCGGGCTGATGACCGTCTTCATCGGGGCCCTGGCATTCAACCTGATGCGGGGATTGGACATCCATTGCGGCTGCTTTTCCACCGAAGCCACCGAAGGGCCGGCCGATTTGTGGACGGTGCTTCGGGATGCGGGGTTTCTGGCGGTGTCGGTCTGGCTCACCCTGGAGGTCTTTTTCTTTCGGCGGAGGCCTTCGGACCGGAGCAAAGCAGGAACCGCCGCTGTACGCTGA
- a CDS encoding rhodanese-like domain-containing protein, with protein MIQDGKVLFKQALRQIFALVGLALLLSVGVNLWRSDGIPLVGDWSADARFSDDAGESLVVSLEEVRGLFERGDVLFVDARPESQYDEGHIQGALNLPFQEADGYFMDAADRLSAAGAIVTYCDGETCDLSHDLALFLKDMGMENVRVLVNGWTVWQEAGLPTEGGN; from the coding sequence GTGATTCAAGACGGAAAAGTTCTCTTCAAACAGGCCCTCAGGCAAATATTCGCCCTCGTCGGGCTGGCGCTACTTCTGTCGGTCGGTGTCAATCTATGGCGATCTGACGGCATACCCCTGGTGGGGGACTGGTCGGCGGATGCCCGATTTTCCGATGATGCGGGAGAGAGCCTGGTCGTCTCCCTGGAAGAGGTCCGCGGGCTCTTCGAGCGGGGCGATGTCCTGTTCGTGGATGCGAGGCCCGAGAGCCAGTACGACGAAGGGCATATCCAGGGTGCATTGAACCTCCCGTTCCAGGAGGCGGACGGCTATTTCATGGATGCGGCGGACCGGCTCTCGGCCGCCGGGGCGATCGTGACCTATTGCGACGGTGAGACCTGCGACCTGAGCCATGATCTGGCCCTGTTCCTGAAAGACATGGGGATGGAAAACGTTCGCGTGCTGGTCAACGGCTGGACCGTCTGGCAGGAGGCCGGGCTGCCGACGGAGGGGGGAAACTGA